DNA sequence from the Lycium barbarum isolate Lr01 chromosome 5, ASM1917538v2, whole genome shotgun sequence genome:
GTGAAGAAAACACCGACCTTAAGGCATGCAATATTGTTTGCATATTAATTATTAGAGAAATATAGACAAGTTTTTAGGATACATATAGCAAAGTAAATGTACAGTGTCCGCAACTTACTGGCCCCAGAAATTCGAATTCACGCCATAAAGAGTCCACTAGTGAGATTTTTATCACTCGTTACCAGAGAGAACTCGAACCCAAGATTTCTAATTAAAAGTGGAGGAACCTTTATCATTCCACCACATCCCTCGATAGTTAGACCAATCGTATTACTTGTTATTAGTATTTTTTATATGTGTTGTACACTGTCAGTGCATAGAACTTGACATTTTAAATGTAAATTGATTGGCGTGTAGGAATTTGTTAAAGCAGTAATTGCATATGAGAAGAAGCTTAATGGTTCTGGAAATATACCAAGAGGTGTAAAATTCAACCATGAATTAGAGACCAAGAGAAAGAGCATTGTTCGAAGTTTTTCAATTGCAAAAAACATGTATAGCACTGGACGTGGCAGAATTTCAGAAAAAGAGTCTGAGCTTGAAGCAGGAGCTGAATTTCTTGAGGTACAAAAATTAATTTTACATTTCAACTTTCTAAGTATTAAATAGATTATTAACATGTTTATCATATATTACAACTTACAAGAGTAACACATATGAACTCCTATAAATTATAATATCTAGTTGATGATTTGGTTTCCCCCAATCCACAGATTATCTTTCCCGCAGAAAATTAAATATAATAGGATGCAAGGTTGGATAATTTTAATATTCCTAATTGAAGGTGGAATTATTTTAATGTGAAGTACGCAGGATAAGAATCAAACTTTTAAAGGATCTAACTTATATATATTGAAGTTGTAAATCTGTTTACATTATTACACTATTGGCACATTTTTAACTTATCGTATAGAAAGTAACACGCATTACTTTTAAGGTTATTTTCTCTACACTTTTTATTTAGAATAATTTGGCTCGTACTTGTACAACTGTTTTATATAAAAGACTTTTATACTGTCAGTATATTTTAACTTAATTGTAAAAAGTAACTTGCGTCATTTTTCAAATTACTAGTGCCACTTTATGAAAGATTACATGAATCTTTtaagtgataaaaaaaaaatgtgcacgGTCAGGTTATAGAAGTTAGACTCATTTTATGAAATTACAGACAATGGAAAAGTAACTAGATGACTAGATTGAAGATGAATGAAGAGAGAAATGACAAATTTATGTTGGTTCAATTGAATACATTGCTTTAGGCTCGAATATATAACATTTGATAAAATTGCACTTATTTCAAAGAATTTAAACTCGCTGACTCTAGATTCTGAACGCTTTTGTAACATGTAGGCAAACACAGCACTGAGCCTACAACAAGAGAACAGGCTGAAGCAAATGGGAGCAACAGTGAGGAATGCATCAACATACATGAACAGATTGAAGATGAATGAAGAAAGAGAGAGGATGGCTAGGGCTATTCTTGGAAAAATGTCAATTGAACAACTCTCAGATATGGTTGGTTTCTACCATAAAATGGGACAGCTTTGTTCTGAGGCTTTAGACAAGAAGTTCAGTGAGATGGAATTAGCTTGAATTATGCATCTCATTTTCAATGTAAAATTGTCttcttttgtctttttttttttgggacacaaTGTCCCTCCATGTTTATTGTTATGAAATCGACTTTTGTTTGTTTATTGTTGGTTTGCTAATTAAGTCTATAATTTAAAGGATGGTTAAAGAGTTAAACTGTTTGAAAAAtggagaggtttttttttttttttttttatgacatgggaacccgcagccgctacccttcgggtgcgcacagcgTAAACTCAGGTCCTgcgcaatagctcgcaaaccacacaggagaggtaacccgcactaggcaagccccgtgcaaCAAGcttgacccagaaggcaaatcccctgctatcgtaggcagggggtttcgaacctaaAACCTCCATTATGAAGCCCcgtgctcaaccaactgagccaccatTGCGGGTGAATAATGGTGGTCACTACAAGAAAAACATACACAGCTTTATGACAATATTTTTGACGATCAAGTTCATCACAAAAAATTGATAGATTGTGATAATTTTACAACGGAATTCATCAACGTGAACAAAATTTATGACGAAAATGGAGGTCTACCACAAATTATGACGGAAATAAAAATCCATTACAACTTCGTCACAAATTATAGTAGACGTATATATCCCACACAAATTTTTCACTAAAAACTTCTCTTTTGAAAAAATAAAGACTTAAGTGACGGAATatggcgacaacaacaacatgtCTTAGAAGGAGATAACAGGTGGAATTTTACGACAAACTCATCCCTCACAAGATTTCAATATGTCTATCACAGTTTATCCGTCACAAAATTTGAACAATTTTTCAGTCCTTTTATCATGACCATGGACCTTTCACTTCAAATTTTATTCTAGTCCAGTGGCTATATTTGTCTATAAAAGCAAAGCTTAGCCTACTGAACTAACAGAAGATTGAATTTAAGGATTGACCTTAAAAAGGCCACACAGTGCAAACAATCCCTGCATATGCGCCTTATTTGATATTTGTTCAAAACATAATCAGTAAGTTTATCATTAGCAATGCAGGAAAACAACTCTCGTTAATTAGTATAAAGAAATTAGCGTATCAATTAGCGATTACTTACAAATGGCTTTCATTGACAACTACAACTATGTCTCAATCCCATACAAATGGGGATGactttcattaaaaaaaaaaaagaaaaaaaaaaaaaaaaaaaaacaaatagacTTTCATCGACGATCTTATTTCAGTGGAGCAGGGAGTGATGGCAAGCAAGTAGTTAAAAAATGGAGCACCATAGACATTTTCCAATGTTAAGGGCACGTCATGTTTCCGAAAATACTCACTTACACAACCGGGTGATGTGTACAAATAATATTAAGCTAATGACGTATGATGAGAGGCCCTGTTGCTCGGATTGTCCAAAATTGTTATCATGCtcgtgttggatcctccaaaaagTGCACTACTTTTTGAGGATCTGACACAcctttgaagagtccgagcaacatagcagAGAGGTGCTCACAACGTTtcaaatgaattaaaaaaaatcatcatAATTTGGCTAATTTTATGCTGGCTGCAACATATCGACTATACGAGCAATCTCTAACATAGAACTATACTTAACGTCACGACAAAAGTAATTAGCAGCATATGTCTCTGATCTCCCATGTAATGTGGCCACCTGAAGTTATATGCTAGATGCAAAGAGAAGAAAACCTTACGTATTAAGAAAAGTAGAATTACTTAAATTGCTACCAAATACCACATTATCATTCTTATGTGACATATCGACCTCACaactatgttgctcagactcttcaGGAAATGCCGACAAGTGCATGTCGAATCCTCCAAAAGTAATGCATTTTCATATGATCCGACGAGCAACATAGCCTCACAACAGTAAGAAGGCCACCACTATATTTCAATCGCTTCATTCACAGCGTAAACGCCAGCAGACACCTAATCTTCTGGATATACGACTGATTTATTTTCAAACTGATACTGGAGAAAAAAGCGCCGAGAATCATTAATCAGCACCAAGACACCCAAATAGATAATAACTCAATTTTAGCACCAAGAACAGATCAgagaacgaaaaaaaaaaaaaaggcaggaTATCAGAGACACAAAAACTACCCAGGAAAACAAAAAAGAACAAGCATGGACAGAATTATACCTAAATAATCCATTTAACTATTAATCTATTATTACTACCAAATAAAgtctaaataaaaaaaaagtaatgtACATGACATGGGGAAGCTACATTTCCTCCACCATAGTAGCTCTATTAAAATCCTATAGATGCTAATATAAATAGCACACCTACAAATTCAGGGCAGTCAAAATCAGCCTGCTCTCTCTACTATAAAGCGAAAATGAGAGCATTATGGTGCCATCTTAATATACTCGTTTTTCTTAAAGTCTTTTGATCACTGTATAGGCATTGTTACTCGTCGGGTCATCTGTTACCGATCTTTTATTCGTAACTTCCCTCAAACTTTTGTTTCTTTACTATTTTCTGCTCCTTCCCCATCAATATTCAGCCCTTGCCTGAGGGCTCGATTTCCATTTactgtttcttttttcttttttttttcttttatagagTGAATCCTTAACCCATATCTTCCTCACAAAAACAACAGCTGCATCAAGCACAGAGTGGTTCTTCACCACTGACCGAGGAGAATATCTAGTTTCACCTTTGGCAGAAGAAACTGAAATCTGGGTGATTGACCTGAAGCTGTGTTAGCCAGTTATCAGCAGCCTGTAAGAGGAAGCTCATCAACTGTCTTCCAGGTCCGCCATTTGGAGTCCAAAGTGAGGCTTTAAATTTGTATGAAGCAAGGCCAAAAGCAGGTAATGGGATCTTAGGGGCCCCATCCGAATCACTCGGACATGTTACAACCGCAGCATGAGCACATGGACTTCCTGCAGAAAGTCAATGCAAAATTTCAACAACACATTCGCGTTGAATTTTACAAGTAACCCACGTTAGGCTATTGTAACACACACTCTTAATACACACTCATCAGGTTTATTCATACTAGCTAAGAGTTAATGAACTTGCTGGTGGACATTTTTCCCACAACCTTTTTTTAACCAGATTAACGCCCCAGTTATATCCGAGACAACATGCTAAAATCAACGGAAGAAAAAACCAAAAATTTGGAGGAAATCAGATTTAAGGCTGCATAAGTCATTCAAGCCAAACAACACTGCATGACAGATGACACAAACTGAGGTTTTTGTCAACTTCACTTTTGAATTTTTATGATACCAAACTCCAATTTTTTGCCATTCTATTCCTTTCAGATTATATCTTTCAACATAAACAACAAAGtgttttaaaagaataaattagTTTCTTATTCCCCTTGTGACTTAGGTCAGAAGTTCGACATATGCACTATGCAAACTAAgcctggtatttaagtggagaagggtagaggagCAGACCCATTATCCCCGAGTTTTGAAGGCTGCGAGTGGTCCTAAGAGTTGACCCAGACAGATttttctgtaaaaaaaaaaaaggaaaaggaaacttCGCCTACACCACCTCCACATGGATTATGTTTCTTTCATAGAACTATATTGGAGGCTTCTTGATTCCTTATTGCCATGCCAAATAAGTTAAATCTATTGAGTGCAATGAATCTAAGAAATTGATGCAGTCAATCATTCTTTGTTTGACAGTGactaattttcttctttttttccttctcTCAAATAGGTTAAGGAAATATATGAATATCAACATACTAGACAGATGAACATACATATATGAAAAGAATAAACACGGAAAATTACAAATGGGAACAGAAGAAGTTGCAGTTGTTATATTCAACCGAAAGAATAAAAGAAATTTAGGGTACAAACTGTAAGATACCTGTTGTGGGTGTATGAAGAAAATGAAAGGTCAGAAAACAAGCGTCCAAAGCTTTTAAAGTAGGTCCCGTAGGTATCCGGTAAATTGGATACCTGCAAGAGAGACAACAGAGCATTAAAATTCAGTGGAAAAAAAGTATATCCTGACATGAAATGTGCCAGGAAAGCAAAAATACCAGGCTACAGAAATCCAACTGGAAGGAAGGAGATCACAACTTCTCATCATTTTTAATTCCGGGAAGCGTTGAGCAAGATCAGATATCTACAGAAAAAAATGAGAATCTGAGATAAGACAAAAAGGCAAGAAGAGTAACTTATCCATTACTCCCTATTAGGGGTGGCAAAATTAGCCAATGAAAACAAAACCCGCCAACCCTCAAGTTTAGCTCAGCCCATTCTACCCCAACTCATTTCAGCCCATCTACCATCTAAAAGTTGGACTGATATGTAGCCTAAATTGACCCATAGaaaccttgtcaaaatattttcagaaaGATATTTTGTTATTTGCTATGTCATAAATaaccataataaagaaaaaaaaaatagttttattagctacttagggctcgtttggtacaaaggataaggataaataatccagggattatatttgagatgagtttatcccacgtttgtttggttgggataaaatggCAGTATAACTAATTCccggattagttatcccgggattgtagtgttattttatccctatgggagggtggaataactaatcccaggataagttatcccgggataacttgtttccaaccaaacgaacCCTTAAAGATTATAAAAGagcaaacaaagaaattaaaactaaGTAAGAACTGGGCGGGTTGGGTTACGACCCGCTTTTTAGCCCAatccatcccccccccccccccccccagtaaCTTTTGGGTGGGTCATTATTAACTCAGCCCACTTTGACCCGCCCAAATTCAGCCCAACCCGCCTATTTGACACccctaaaagaaacaaaagatgAGTACTTTAGGGAGAGGGAGTAAAAGATCAACCTTATCTGCCAAAGGTTCACGGCCATAAGGATGATCGTGCGCAAGATACTCAAACAGCAAGGCACCTTGAGAAGACCCAGATTCACTCTCATCGCTTGAAAATCCTTCTTGGAAGGTAGCATTTCTGTCTCTTAATGACAAACCGTCTACACTAAGAGAGCTTTCACTTGTTTGGCTATGATACAACCATTGCTCCCTTGTATAATTCAAGCAACGTCTCTCGTGTTCAGAGTCACTGCTTCCATCACTACTAGAATCCCGAAAATAGTCACTATCACTTTCCTCACCTGGTCGCCTACTATATAAGAGAAAATGTCTAGTCAATAATATCATATGTTTCAGAAAAGCTACTCAATCAAAATCTAAACAGCATCAATTCAAGATTTCAGACCCTTTCAGGAAAAAAAAGGAGGTTAGGGGTCGTATAGGACGATTTTTCAGACACAATCATGTGCATTTACAACATAAACACACTCATAAAACATGAGACCTATCTATATGCTACATGTCCACCCATGTACTAGCTAAAGAAGTGCGATCAAATCAACAACATCTCAGACGGCACAGAATGATATAAGTGATacatcagaaagaaagatggatgcAGAAGAGAGAATGGCAAATAGAAAATTCCATAACATTTGACTAAATATTCTGCTGCTATGTTGGAAAGCAGAAAAAGCAGATCGTGAATAGGGAACAGCAGGCTTGAGAATAGGGAgagggagagagaaagagagcAAAGCAAGGTGCAAATGAGAAGCCTATATCAGTGCTTACCAATAAAAATATATGGAAAGACAAAACAAAATAGCATTTATAACTCTTAGTATTCAGTTTTTTGGGTCTTCCTGATGAGATGGAAGTGTTAGGCCGGCTGGAAGACCATGTCGTACAACAAATATAAGCTAACATCAAGATAATCGGAATAACATGCAATTCAGTCATTATAAAtaacatgtatgtatatattttaaaattatatatataataaatgtatgtatgtacgtGTATGTAcaaaaaatgaatatttttacAAATGTAGCCCTAGAGGTTCTCTTGGGCAGAAAAGCAAAACATTTACTCCCTAAATCAGTTGAAACATTTACTAATACGTTTGAGAGGTCATCAAAGAAGATCCTCAAAACAGTTAATAACCTCAAGTTTTAATTAATGTATTGTAATGGCTGGTACCGGCATGCCAAGCCTGGTTTACCTATAAAAAGATCTATATCGTGCATTCAGTTCAAGGAAGGACCAAAGATGTTGTTTGCTACCAAACCTAAAATGCACAGCTCATCAAAACGACTTCTTTAAGTGATATTATGGAaccccaaaacatcattaatgtAAGCACTAAATTTTCCTTAAAATATAGATGATTCTGCTAAACATAAGAGCAAGAACATAATTTGTAATTTGTTAGAACCATATCAAATGAAGAAAAAAACGAATCTACCGGAGTCACGCTCCTAAAGTCAAGTCATACAGGACAACTATTGTTTAAAAACTCATAAAAATTTACGAACTTATTGACCAAAAATAAAGTCATAAACTATTTCGTTATTTAACTTAATGGGAAATTTTAATTCACCTCATATAGCAAGCATGAAATAGCATTCCCCTGAACAAGAACAACAACCTATTTCTGTGTCAGCATTAGGCCCACAAGTGAAATTTGAAAATACCATTTTATCATAATGAGAACAGTCCAAAGTTGAAGAACAGTAAACTATTTGTTAATTATTCTATTGTTAAACATTAATATCTGGCACTTACGGAGGTCAATCTTAAGTGTTGGAAGCTATCGCTAAAGGACTCCCCCTAATCTAGAAAGGATAAGGAATTAAGAGAGAATAGGGCGATAGCGAGAAACTGAATACTATTTGTTAAATTTAAGCTTTAAAGTAGTATAAAACGGAGCCTAATGTAACTCTAATTCTAGTCTCGGTGTCAAGTATTCAATGCAAAGAATGAAAAACTCCATATTATTTTAATCATACTTTTGATGTAAAAAGGGAACTCCTTATTGTATATAAAGCTGGCCAGACTTTCGAGAAGCCTAAGATACACTAGCAATTCTTTTGTATAGTTACACCATTTTGGCATGATTTTAACAAAAGATCTTGATttatcaaaataaaagaaaaacaatacACAGCAAATAATAGATATGTCAAAGTGAAAATCATCATTCATTGGACACTTGGCAAGTGAATCCACACATTGCTAACACTACCACAAATTGGCTAACATATAAAAACATAGATGGGATAGAGCGAGCAAATTGCATAAAATAAGTTTGAGATAAAGGAAGGAAAGCAACCGAATATGGAAGTTCTAAATGTTGGCTGAAGTACAAAAGTTGAATAAATGTGACTATTCATTTCCCTAAGTGATGATGCACTAAGTAAATTCAATAATTCCATACTCAATCAAGCCTAAAGGAAAAGGAAAGACGCACAAACAAAATATCATGCAAAAACTTTCTTCTTGCTGAGTCTAAAATGAACACCTAGTATAGACACAAATCTGAATTAATGCCACAACTATTCTGTATCCGCACTTCACGTCGATGCAGATGATCATTACTTACAAAGCCTAATATACCCAAAATAATAATTGTGGAGCTGCTATAAGCATCACAGAGTATACAGAAAACCAAAGATAATACAAAAACAAACACCTTCAGTGTGGTTATTGACGATATCAATTGATACGGCCAGCAAAATTGCCTGGACCATGAGTAACGACAACAAATTTTAGGCTAAACATGAAAGGAAAAACCATGCGAGTATATACCTTGTTTTGACTGAAGCCTTTGTAGGGTCACCATACAACTGAATACCAGACAAATAGGGCACATAGTACTGAACTACACTATCACCTTCAGTCAACACCAACGGAACTCCAGCTCCATATGCACTCCATTCTTTAAAAGACTCCCATAAGTCACCAAGCACATAGTAAGGCTGAAACTCCGCATCACACGTCTTCCAACCCCTCATAGTTGTCTGTTACAAACACAAACAATTTTTTCACTCAAAACCTATAATCTTAACGACAAACAACAGTTAAATTTTCAACCATACCCAATGGACAACAGTTAAATTATCAATCATACCCAGTAAAAGATTAAATATTAATATCGGTACAACCATTTTTCAATCAAAACCAATAATCCATTTTTTTTGTCAACCATACCCAATAGACAACAGTTATATTATCGATCATATCCAGTAAAGATTAAATTTTTATATCGATCAACCATGTTTCAATCAAAACCAATAATCTAAACAACTGATCAAAGCTAAACTTTCATTCAACTCCACTAAACAACAGTTAAATTTTCAATCTTTCCAGCAAAAGATTATAAATTTAAACCAATACAAGTATACAACCATTTCCAATCAAGCTTATAATCTTAACAACAGTTATATTTTCAGTGATACCTACTAATGTATAACAATTTTATTCTAATCCATTCAATTAAACCCTTGAATTAACCTATCACTAATACAAGCACAAGTACTTTCAATCAAAACCCATAAAAGAGTTTAAAGAATTTAGTTAAACAGCTGATAAAATAAAGCCATAATTTATTAAagggaaaaagggtcaaaaatgcccctctactttgggaaaagggctaaaaatatcctccattacaaatttggataaaaaatacccctcccgtcattaaagttttcaaatatacccctatcttaACAGAAATCCCCaaatcccccaaaataacccgatttcatttttaaacccgactCAACTACGTAAAAAACCCATATGCAACCAACTTATTCCCGAGTCCTACATCTGAAGCCACTAGGCACAGGAGCGGGTAACCCATATGGATTTTTTacttagttgggtcgggtttaaatggagcggatttaaaaataaaatcgagCTATTTTGGGAATTTCCGTTAAacagggatatatttgaaaattttaacacgggaggggtatttttgaccccaAATTATAATGAAAGATATTTTTAacccctttttccaaagtagaggggtatttttgacccttacAACATAACCAATTTAATTTCACAAGTCGAGTCTGAGGAGGTTAGGATTTACggatagaccctcagctcaagtaaCACATAACAAAGCAGTTTCAAAAAAAGACAACAGCAAATAATAGACAAAGTATAACATAGCATTCAGAGCAAAATAAAGCGCCATAATTAAATTTAATTAAAACCTTAGATAGAAACTGAGCAGGTACTGAAGGAGTAACAGATTTCAAAAACCGCTCTAAATTACATATCCCCAAAACACCCTCCGCCGCCGCCGCCGGCGACAACTTTCCGGCCACCGGCAAATCCTCCGGCGACTCATCGGCCTTCATTTTGGGGTTAACAGCCACGTCACTCTTAACTGACACGTCAGCACCGTTAAAACTCCGATTAACATTACGGTGAGCTTTAGCAGCACTATAAAACCGATCT
Encoded proteins:
- the LOC132641693 gene encoding uncharacterized protein LOC132641693 isoform X2; this encodes MMGSGLQFNRSFNGEDRFYSAAKAHRNVNRSFNGADVSVKSDVAVNPKMKADESPEDLPVAGKLSPAAAAEGVLGICNLERFLKSVTPSVPAQFLSKTTMRGWKTCDAEFQPYYVLGDLWESFKEWSAYGAGVPLVLTEGDSVVQYYVPYLSGIQLYGDPTKASVKTRRPGEESDSDYFRDSSSDGSSDSEHERRCLNYTREQWLYHSQTSESSLSVDGLSLRDRNATFQEGFSSDESESGSSQGALLFEYLAHDHPYGREPLADKISDLAQRFPELKMMRSCDLLPSSWISVAWYPIYRIPTGPTLKALDACFLTFHFLHTPTTGSPCAHAAVVTCPSDSDGAPKIPLPAFGLASYKFKASLWTPNGGPGRQLMSFLLQAADNWLTQLQVNHPDFSFFCQSISLKINQSYIQKIRCLLAFTL
- the LOC132641693 gene encoding uncharacterized protein LOC132641693 isoform X3 — encoded protein: MMGSGLQFNRSFNGEDRFYSAAKAHRNVNRSFNGADVSVKSDVAVNPKMKADESPEDLPVAGKLSPAAAAEGVLGICNLERFLKSVTPSVPAQFLSKTTMRGWKTCDAEFQPYYVLGDLWESFKEWSAYGAGVPLVLTEGDSVVQYYVPYLSGIQLYGDPTKASVKTSRRPGEESDSDYFRDSSSDGSSDSEHERRCLNYTREQWLYHSQTSESSLSVDGLSLRDRNATFQEGFSSDESESGSSQGALLFEYLAHDHPYGREPLADKISDLAQRFPELKMMRSCDLLPSSWISVAWYPIYRIPTGPTLKALDACFLTFHFLHTPTTGSPCAHAAVVTCPSDSDGAPKIPLPAFGLASYKFKASLWTPNGGPGRQLMSFLLQAADNWLTQLQVNHPDFSFFCQSLKINQSYIQKIRCLLAFTL
- the LOC132641693 gene encoding uncharacterized protein LOC132641693 isoform X4 is translated as MMGSGLQFNRSFNGEDRFYSAAKAHRNVNRSFNGADVSVKSDVAVNPKMKADESPEDLPVAGKLSPAAAAEGVLGICNLERFLKSVTPSVPAQFLSKTTMRGWKTCDAEFQPYYVLGDLWESFKEWSAYGAGVPLVLTEGDSVVQYYVPYLSGIQLYGDPTKASVKTSRRPGEESDSDYFRDSSSDGSSDSEHERRCLNYTREQWLYHSQTSESSLSVDGLSLRDRNATFQEGFSSDESESGSSQGALLFEYLAHDHPYGREPLADKISDLAQRFPELKMMRSCDLLPSSWISVAWYPIYRIPTGPTLKALDACFLTFHFLHTPTTGSPCAHAAVVTCPSDSDGAPKIPLPAFGLASYKFKASLWTPNGGPGRQLMSFLLQAADNWLTQLQVNHPDFSFFCQR
- the LOC132641693 gene encoding uncharacterized protein LOC132641693 isoform X1; this translates as MMGSGLQFNRSFNGEDRFYSAAKAHRNVNRSFNGADVSVKSDVAVNPKMKADESPEDLPVAGKLSPAAAAEGVLGICNLERFLKSVTPSVPAQFLSKTTMRGWKTCDAEFQPYYVLGDLWESFKEWSAYGAGVPLVLTEGDSVVQYYVPYLSGIQLYGDPTKASVKTSRRPGEESDSDYFRDSSSDGSSDSEHERRCLNYTREQWLYHSQTSESSLSVDGLSLRDRNATFQEGFSSDESESGSSQGALLFEYLAHDHPYGREPLADKISDLAQRFPELKMMRSCDLLPSSWISVAWYPIYRIPTGPTLKALDACFLTFHFLHTPTTGSPCAHAAVVTCPSDSDGAPKIPLPAFGLASYKFKASLWTPNGGPGRQLMSFLLQAADNWLTQLQVNHPDFSFFCQSISLKINQSYIQKIRCLLAFTL